The Microbacterium limosum sequence GCCCGCCGATGGTCGGCCGGCGGGCCGGGAACCCGATCGGTCCTGCGGGTCTCCGCCGATCTGCCCGACCGCCGGCAGCGGGCCTCCGTCGTCGGCGCCGGTGCGACGCCAGCGGGCGATCGCGTTGCCCGCGTGATAGATCCCGAGCGCGGCGGCCGCGCCGAGGACGATGGCGCCGAGCTGGAAGCCGCCGCCCAGGTCCATCGTGAATCCGGCGATCGCGATTACGAGTGCGACGGCCCCGGTGTACTGGTTGACGGGCCGGGAGAAGTCCACGCGGCCCTCGACCCAGATCTTGATGCCGATGATGCCGATGAGCCCGTAGAGCGCCGTCGTGACCCCGCCGAGCACGCCCGCGGGGATCGAGTTGAACACCTCGCCGACCTTCGGCGAGAGGCTGAGGAGGATCGCGACCGATCCCGCCACCCAGTACGCGGCCGTGGAGTAGACCCGGGTCGCCGCCATGACGCCGATGTTCTCGCCGTAGGTGGTCGTGCCCGATCCGCCGAAGGCTCCCGCGAGGGCGGTGGCGGCGCCGTCCGCGATGAGCGCGCGACCGGTCGAGGCGTTGACCCGGTCATCCGTCATCGTCGCGACGCCGCGCACGTGGCCGACGTTCTCGGCGATCAGCACGAGCACGACGGGCAGGAACATCGCGATGACGCCCCACGTGCCGGGCGAGGCGAAGTCGGGCAGGGTGAAGGAGGGCAGGCCGATCCACGCGGCATCCGCCACCGCGGCGTAGTCGACCTCGCCGCGCAGCAGCGCCACGACGTATCCGACGATGACGCCGACGAAGATCGAGATGCGTCCGAGGAAGCCCCGGAACAGGACGCTGAAGAGCACGACCGCGACGAGGGTGATGGTGGCCGTGATCGGCGCCTGCTGGTAGCTGTCCCACGCCACCGGCGCGAGGTTGAAGCCGATCAGGGCGACGATCGCGCCCGCGACGACGGGCGGCATGAGCCGGTTGATCCACCCGAGGCCCGCGAACTGCACGACGACGCCCACGAGGGCGAGCAGGACGCCGGTGGCCACGATCCCCGCGAGGGCCGACCCCATGCCCGCCGACGCGGTGGCCGCCGTGACGGGCGCGATGAAGGCGAACGAGGAGCCCAGGTAGCTGGGCAGCCGGTTCTTCGTGATGAGCAGGAAGAGGATCGTCCCGACGCCGCTGAACAGCAGCGTCGTGGCGACGGGGAACCCCGTGATGGCGGGTACGAGGAACGTCGCCCCGAACATCGCGACGACGTGCTGCACGCCGACGGCGGCGGTGAGCGGCCAGTTCAGGCGCTCGTTCGGCGCCACGACGGCGTCGGGGGCGACGGTGCGGCCGTCGCCGTGCAGGCTCCACAGGGGCATGGGTTCTCCGTTCGGAAGGGTTGTCGGGTCGGACGCCGCGGTCGGCGCCCGACCCGGCTGCGCGAGGTGCGCAGTGATCGGGCTGGTGTCTCGTCGGGCGCTCAGGCGCCGGTGAGTCGCGTGAGCAGCTCGCGGTAGCGCGCGCTCGTGCGGTCGATGATGTCCGCCGGCAGGGCGGGTGGCTCGCCCGTGCGATCCCAGTGGGCGCCGAGCCAGTCGCGCACGATCTGCTTGTCGAAGCTCGCCATCCGCTGCTCGGGCGTGCCGCCGGCGTTCCACGCCTGCGCGTCCCAGTAGCGAGACGAGTCGCTCGTGAGCACTTCGTCGGCCAGGCGCAGCACGCCCTCCT is a genomic window containing:
- a CDS encoding uracil-xanthine permease family protein; this translates as MPLWSLHGDGRTVAPDAVVAPNERLNWPLTAAVGVQHVVAMFGATFLVPAITGFPVATTLLFSGVGTILFLLITKNRLPSYLGSSFAFIAPVTAATASAGMGSALAGIVATGVLLALVGVVVQFAGLGWINRLMPPVVAGAIVALIGFNLAPVAWDSYQQAPITATITLVAVVLFSVLFRGFLGRISIFVGVIVGYVVALLRGEVDYAAVADAAWIGLPSFTLPDFASPGTWGVIAMFLPVVLVLIAENVGHVRGVATMTDDRVNASTGRALIADGAATALAGAFGGSGTTTYGENIGVMAATRVYSTAAYWVAGSVAILLSLSPKVGEVFNSIPAGVLGGVTTALYGLIGIIGIKIWVEGRVDFSRPVNQYTGAVALVIAIAGFTMDLGGGFQLGAIVLGAAAALGIYHAGNAIARWRRTGADDGGPLPAVGQIGGDPQDRSGSRPAGRPSAGRDPRNARTSPCVMHTCE